The Candidatus Atribacteria bacterium genome contains the following window.
AAATTTGCTGGCACCTGTAATTTTGTTTTTCTAAAACTCTTCGGCAAGTTATTAATTTAACTAAAAATCTAACGGGTGCAAAAAGTAAGGAGCTTTATAAATAGAATTTATTATGCATTCGATTGCAGTTGCCTTTATTTTATAATAAAACTATTATTCTTGTCAAAGTTTTTTTATAATACTTTATAACAATACCACCAACAAACCCCGTTCTTAAAAAGCCAGAAAAAATTGTCAAATGATTGAGTTGGTTCAACCATTCCCTTTAAAATTCATAAAACAATGGTTGTTTCTTTTTACTCAATTATTAATATCACATTTTCCCTAAAGATGCTGCTAAATAGTCAGATTTAAGAAAACGCTCTACGATAAAAAGCATGATAATATTTGGTGTCATCATAAGCAGCGCTACTACTGAAGCATTGGTTCTTATGAAATTGTATCCCATGAATGAATAGAGAATGGTGGGTATGGTCTCGAAGGTAGGTGTACCGATAATAAAAGTAAGATTAAATTCTTCGATGCTGACAGTAAAGGCAAAGATCATACCTGCCAGCAATCCAGGACGAATCATGGGTAAGAAGATATCCCTGATTTTAACAAAAGTATTCGCCCCTAAATTCTCCGCAGCGTCTATCACGTCCTGAGGAATTGCCTGAAAACTGGTGGTCATCACTCGAATCATATAGGGTATGCTCATAAGTGTATGTGCAAGCACCAGACCCAGGAACGTTTGGCTCAATCCAAATGCAGTGAATACTCTGCTAAGAAAAAGAGCTACTACCATCCCGGGCATGATAATAGGGAGGAGTACTACCAACATAAAAAGCTTCTTCCCAGGTATTTTCTTTCTACCCAATACATAGGAGGTAGGTAATGATAAAATTAATGAGGAAAGCACTGCCAGTGGTGCCAAACTATAGCTAGTACGCAAAGCCCGTCCGATATTGGTATAATCGAACACATATTTCCATTGCGCTTGCGAAAAGCTTGGCGGGAAAATATTAGGATAAGACCAGGGTTTCTTGGGGTCAACCAAAGACCACATCACCGTCATAAGTATAGGTATTCCAACCCACAAAATCAAGATGATCATAAAAAAGATCATCAGGAGCAAATAAAAATTCCTTATCCTTCGTGCCTGAATAATATGTAAAGGTATTTTGTTTTTACTACTATCTGTTGAAGCCATATTAGGCCTCTCCTTTTACG
Protein-coding sequences here:
- a CDS encoding ABC transporter permease; this translates as MASTDSSKNKIPLHIIQARRIRNFYLLLMIFFMIILILWVGIPILMTVMWSLVDPKKPWSYPNIFPPSFSQAQWKYVFDYTNIGRALRTSYSLAPLAVLSSLILSLPTSYVLGRKKIPGKKLFMLVVLLPIIMPGMVVALFLSRVFTAFGLSQTFLGLVLAHTLMSIPYMIRVMTTSFQAIPQDVIDAAENLGANTFVKIRDIFLPMIRPGLLAGMIFAFTVSIEEFNLTFIIGTPTFETIPTILYSFMGYNFIRTNASVVALLMMTPNIIMLFIVERFLKSDYLAASLGKM